A stretch of Gasterosteus aculeatus chromosome 4, fGasAcu3.hap1.1, whole genome shotgun sequence DNA encodes these proteins:
- the spdl1 gene encoding protein Spindly isoform X5, whose translation MAAEEEIQRLRSQLREREEQVHQAAQAGLDLLNQQMEMQNRLDEQRVEMTNAMEALEQEKYSLRKQVELKTRMLDSLQSDHDSVKNQQRQQLEEQKLHLDRSHRTELSELNKKMLTLQSTLEESQLNEQQLKHKLEVLTETLNNKMEELQTVNEHTQSSMTSEMMEEQIKITELENIKVELEQKLQESQYKEQQLELTIGSLQRHLEQITEDREVEAVSWFNALEKSREANQDLQIQLDQALQQAQDPNSKGNSLFAELEDKRAQMERQLITMKVQYLSLQKLHAFGKQQLQRTKVQIATLMQLQSSRADPAQLERLQSMLSEKNGEIQNLMTKLQRLEKGEPAAAPAESGDIQDETYYTDLLKMKLNNTVKDAERMGDELFLQRMKSLSESQKALELERKLFSSERLLRQTQSDKIKLQLQVEELQHKYELKDTKKNMLLKRKKEKFPFDVIPSSEKIKLDKGEHVLAVKMDVTKTAGADPACAAEAVSPTQDSVPRPAKCVKISGDVPVEIPNSSAPETDSKDEEKEEIRWQTKRDDTRKKPMVEVIHVSAQTSMENECAQQ comes from the exons ATGGCAGCAGAAGAGGAGATCCAGCGACTGAGGAGTcagctgagggagagagaggagcaggttCATCAGGCTGCCCAAGCTGGTTTGGATCTCCTCAACCAGCAGATGGAAATGCAAAACAGACTGGACGAACAGAGAGTGGAAATGACCAACGCAATGGAG GCCCTCGAGCAAGAAAAGTACTCACTTCGAAAGCAAGTAGAGTTAAAGACTCGGATGCTTGACTCACTGCAGTCCGACCACGACTCTGTGAAGAACCAGCAAAGACAGCAGCTTGAGGAACAAAAACTGCATCTGGATAGGAGCCACAGAACAGAACTCAGTGAGCTCAACAAGAAG ATGCTGACTTTGCAGTCCACTCTGGAGGAATCCCAGCTGAATGAGCAACAGCTGAAACACAAACTTGAGGTGCTGACTGAGACTCTTAATAACAagatggaggagctgcaaactgtaaatgaacacacacagagctctaTGACATCTgagatgatggaggagcagataAAGATCACAGAGCTGGAGAACATTAAG GTGGAGTTGGAGCAGAAACTGCAGGAATCTCAGTACAAAGAGCAGCAGTTGGAGCTGACCATTGGCAGCCTACAGCGCCACCTGGAGCAAATCACTGAGGACCGCGAGGTGGAAGCTGTTTCCTGGTTCAATGCATTAGAG AAATCTCGTGAGGCCAACCAAGACCTCCAGATCCAGTTGGACCAGGCTCTCCAGCAGGCCCAAGATCCCAACAGTAAAGGGAACTCTCTGTTTGCAGAG TTGGAAGATAAGCGTGCTCAGATGGAGAGACAGCTCATCACTATGAAGGTCCAGTACCTGTCACTACAGAAACTACACGCCTTCGGTAAACAGCAACTGCAACGCACCAAG GTCCAGATAGCCACACTGATGCAGCTCCAGAGTTCAAGGGCGGATCCTGCCCAGCTGGAGAGACTCCAGTCCATGCTCTCTGAGAAAAATGGAGAAATCCAAAATCTCATGACTAAGCTGCAGAGACTTGAGAAGGGGGAG ccagctgctgctccagcagagAGTGGAGACATCCAAGATGAAACCTACTACACTGACCTGCTGAAAATGAAGCTCAACAACACCGT TAAGGATGCAGAGCGAATGGGTGACGAGCTTTTCCTGCAGAGGATGAAATCTTTGTCAGAGAGCCAGAAAGCTttggagctggagaggaaacTCTTCTCATCTGAACGTCTCCTCAGACAG ACACAGAGTGACAAGATCAAACTGCAGTTACAAGTAGAAGAGCTGCAACACAAGTATGAACTCAAAG ATACAAAAAAGAATATGTTgctaaagagaaagaaagagaagtttCCTTTTGATGTCATCCCCTCTTCTGAGAAAATAAAGCTTGACAAGGGAGAGCATGTCCTTGCAGTGAAGATGGATGTCACAAAGACTGCAGGAGCAGATCCTGCTTGTGCAGCTGAGGCAGTGAGCCCCACACAAG ATTCTGTGCCACGGCCTGCAAAGTGCGTGAAGATCAGTGGAGACGTTCCTGTTGAGATTCCCAACTCCAG CGCTCCTGAAACTGACAGTAAagacgaggagaaggaggagatcaGGTGGCAGACTAAGAGAGACGATACAAGAAAGAAACCAATGGTGGAGGTGATCCATGTCAGCGCTCAAACCAGTATGGAGAACGAGTGTGCTCAGCAGTAG
- the spdl1 gene encoding protein Spindly isoform X6 — MLDSLQSDHDSVKNQQRQQLEEQKLHLDRSHRTELSELNKKMLTLQSTLEESQLNEQQLKHKLEVLTETLNNKMEELQTVNEHTQSSMTSEMMEEQIKITELENIKVELEQKLQESQYKEQQLELTIGSLQRHLEQITEDREVEAVSWFNALEKSREANQDLQIQLDQALQQAQDPNSKGNSLFAELEDKRAQMERQLITMKVQYLSLQKLHAFGKQQLQRTKVQIATLMQLQSSRADPAQLERLQSMLSEKNGEIQNLMTKLQRLEKGEVWVCGWSQPAAAPAESGDIQDETYYTDLLKMKLNNTVKDAERMGDELFLQRMKSLSESQKALELERKLFSSERLLRQTQSDKIKLQLQVEELQHKYELKDTKKNMLLKRKKEKFPFDVIPSSEKIKLDKGEHVLAVKMDVTKTAGADPACAAEAVSPTQGSDSVPRPAKCVKISGDVPVEIPNSSAPETDSKDEEKEEIRWQTKRDDTRKKPMVEVIHVSAQTSMENECAQQ, encoded by the exons ATGCTTGACTCACTGCAGTCCGACCACGACTCTGTGAAGAACCAGCAAAGACAGCAGCTTGAGGAACAAAAACTGCATCTGGATAGGAGCCACAGAACAGAACTCAGTGAGCTCAACAAGAAG ATGCTGACTTTGCAGTCCACTCTGGAGGAATCCCAGCTGAATGAGCAACAGCTGAAACACAAACTTGAGGTGCTGACTGAGACTCTTAATAACAagatggaggagctgcaaactgtaaatgaacacacacagagctctaTGACATCTgagatgatggaggagcagataAAGATCACAGAGCTGGAGAACATTAAG GTGGAGTTGGAGCAGAAACTGCAGGAATCTCAGTACAAAGAGCAGCAGTTGGAGCTGACCATTGGCAGCCTACAGCGCCACCTGGAGCAAATCACTGAGGACCGCGAGGTGGAAGCTGTTTCCTGGTTCAATGCATTAGAG AAATCTCGTGAGGCCAACCAAGACCTCCAGATCCAGTTGGACCAGGCTCTCCAGCAGGCCCAAGATCCCAACAGTAAAGGGAACTCTCTGTTTGCAGAG TTGGAAGATAAGCGTGCTCAGATGGAGAGACAGCTCATCACTATGAAGGTCCAGTACCTGTCACTACAGAAACTACACGCCTTCGGTAAACAGCAACTGCAACGCACCAAG GTCCAGATAGCCACACTGATGCAGCTCCAGAGTTCAAGGGCGGATCCTGCCCAGCTGGAGAGACTCCAGTCCATGCTCTCTGAGAAAAATGGAGAAATCCAAAATCTCATGACTAAGCTGCAGAGACTTGAGAAGGGGGAGGTG tgggtgtgtgggtggtctcagccagctgctgctccagcagagAGTGGAGACATCCAAGATGAAACCTACTACACTGACCTGCTGAAAATGAAGCTCAACAACACCGT TAAGGATGCAGAGCGAATGGGTGACGAGCTTTTCCTGCAGAGGATGAAATCTTTGTCAGAGAGCCAGAAAGCTttggagctggagaggaaacTCTTCTCATCTGAACGTCTCCTCAGACAG ACACAGAGTGACAAGATCAAACTGCAGTTACAAGTAGAAGAGCTGCAACACAAGTATGAACTCAAAG ATACAAAAAAGAATATGTTgctaaagagaaagaaagagaagtttCCTTTTGATGTCATCCCCTCTTCTGAGAAAATAAAGCTTGACAAGGGAGAGCATGTCCTTGCAGTGAAGATGGATGTCACAAAGACTGCAGGAGCAGATCCTGCTTGTGCAGCTGAGGCAGTGAGCCCCACACAAG GTTCAGATTCTGTGCCACGGCCTGCAAAGTGCGTGAAGATCAGTGGAGACGTTCCTGTTGAGATTCCCAACTCCAG CGCTCCTGAAACTGACAGTAAagacgaggagaaggaggagatcaGGTGGCAGACTAAGAGAGACGATACAAGAAAGAAACCAATGGTGGAGGTGATCCATGTCAGCGCTCAAACCAGTATGGAGAACGAGTGTGCTCAGCAGTAG
- the spdl1 gene encoding protein Spindly isoform X4 has translation MAAEEEIQRLRSQLREREEQVHQAAQAGLDLLNQQMEMQNRLDEQRVEMTNAMEALEQEKYSLRKQVELKTRMLDSLQSDHDSVKNQQRQQLEEQKLHLDRSHRTELSELNKKMLTLQSTLEESQLNEQQLKHKLEVLTETLNNKMEELQTVNEHTQSSMTSEMMEEQIKITELENIKVELEQKLQESQYKEQQLELTIGSLQRHLEQITEDREVEAVSWFNALEKSREANQDLQIQLDQALQQAQDPNSKGNSLFAELEDKRAQMERQLITMKVQYLSLQKLHAFGKQQLQRTKVQIATLMQLQSSRADPAQLERLQSMLSEKNGEIQNLMTKLQRLEKGEPAAAPAESGDIQDETYYTDLLKMKLNNTVKDAERMGDELFLQRMKSLSESQKALELERKLFSSERLLRQTQSDKIKLQLQVEELQHKYELKDTKKNMLLKRKKEKFPFDVIPSSEKIKLDKGEHVLAVKMDVTKTAGADPACAAEAVSPTQGSDSVPRPAKCVKISGDVPVEIPNSSAPETDSKDEEKEEIRWQTKRDDTRKKPMVEVIHVSAQTSMENECAQQ, from the exons ATGGCAGCAGAAGAGGAGATCCAGCGACTGAGGAGTcagctgagggagagagaggagcaggttCATCAGGCTGCCCAAGCTGGTTTGGATCTCCTCAACCAGCAGATGGAAATGCAAAACAGACTGGACGAACAGAGAGTGGAAATGACCAACGCAATGGAG GCCCTCGAGCAAGAAAAGTACTCACTTCGAAAGCAAGTAGAGTTAAAGACTCGGATGCTTGACTCACTGCAGTCCGACCACGACTCTGTGAAGAACCAGCAAAGACAGCAGCTTGAGGAACAAAAACTGCATCTGGATAGGAGCCACAGAACAGAACTCAGTGAGCTCAACAAGAAG ATGCTGACTTTGCAGTCCACTCTGGAGGAATCCCAGCTGAATGAGCAACAGCTGAAACACAAACTTGAGGTGCTGACTGAGACTCTTAATAACAagatggaggagctgcaaactgtaaatgaacacacacagagctctaTGACATCTgagatgatggaggagcagataAAGATCACAGAGCTGGAGAACATTAAG GTGGAGTTGGAGCAGAAACTGCAGGAATCTCAGTACAAAGAGCAGCAGTTGGAGCTGACCATTGGCAGCCTACAGCGCCACCTGGAGCAAATCACTGAGGACCGCGAGGTGGAAGCTGTTTCCTGGTTCAATGCATTAGAG AAATCTCGTGAGGCCAACCAAGACCTCCAGATCCAGTTGGACCAGGCTCTCCAGCAGGCCCAAGATCCCAACAGTAAAGGGAACTCTCTGTTTGCAGAG TTGGAAGATAAGCGTGCTCAGATGGAGAGACAGCTCATCACTATGAAGGTCCAGTACCTGTCACTACAGAAACTACACGCCTTCGGTAAACAGCAACTGCAACGCACCAAG GTCCAGATAGCCACACTGATGCAGCTCCAGAGTTCAAGGGCGGATCCTGCCCAGCTGGAGAGACTCCAGTCCATGCTCTCTGAGAAAAATGGAGAAATCCAAAATCTCATGACTAAGCTGCAGAGACTTGAGAAGGGGGAG ccagctgctgctccagcagagAGTGGAGACATCCAAGATGAAACCTACTACACTGACCTGCTGAAAATGAAGCTCAACAACACCGT TAAGGATGCAGAGCGAATGGGTGACGAGCTTTTCCTGCAGAGGATGAAATCTTTGTCAGAGAGCCAGAAAGCTttggagctggagaggaaacTCTTCTCATCTGAACGTCTCCTCAGACAG ACACAGAGTGACAAGATCAAACTGCAGTTACAAGTAGAAGAGCTGCAACACAAGTATGAACTCAAAG ATACAAAAAAGAATATGTTgctaaagagaaagaaagagaagtttCCTTTTGATGTCATCCCCTCTTCTGAGAAAATAAAGCTTGACAAGGGAGAGCATGTCCTTGCAGTGAAGATGGATGTCACAAAGACTGCAGGAGCAGATCCTGCTTGTGCAGCTGAGGCAGTGAGCCCCACACAAG GTTCAGATTCTGTGCCACGGCCTGCAAAGTGCGTGAAGATCAGTGGAGACGTTCCTGTTGAGATTCCCAACTCCAG CGCTCCTGAAACTGACAGTAAagacgaggagaaggaggagatcaGGTGGCAGACTAAGAGAGACGATACAAGAAAGAAACCAATGGTGGAGGTGATCCATGTCAGCGCTCAAACCAGTATGGAGAACGAGTGTGCTCAGCAGTAG
- the spdl1 gene encoding protein Spindly isoform X3 has translation MAAEEEIQRLRSQLREREEQVHQAAQAGLDLLNQQMEMQNRLDEQRVEMTNAMEALEQEKYSLRKQVELKTRMLDSLQSDHDSVKNQQRQQLEEQKLHLDRSHRTELSELNKKMLTLQSTLEESQLNEQQLKHKLEVLTETLNNKMEELQTVNEHTQSSMTSEMMEEQIKITELENIKVELEQKLQESQYKEQQLELTIGSLQRHLEQITEDREVEAVSWFNALEKSREANQDLQIQLDQALQQAQDPNSKGNSLFAELEDKRAQMERQLITMKVQYLSLQKLHAFGKQQLQRTKVQIATLMQLQSSRADPAQLERLQSMLSEKNGEIQNLMTKLQRLEKGEVCGWSQPAAAPAESGDIQDETYYTDLLKMKLNNTVKDAERMGDELFLQRMKSLSESQKALELERKLFSSERLLRQTQSDKIKLQLQVEELQHKYELKDTKKNMLLKRKKEKFPFDVIPSSEKIKLDKGEHVLAVKMDVTKTAGADPACAAEAVSPTQGSDSVPRPAKCVKISGDVPVEIPNSSAPETDSKDEEKEEIRWQTKRDDTRKKPMVEVIHVSAQTSMENECAQQ, from the exons ATGGCAGCAGAAGAGGAGATCCAGCGACTGAGGAGTcagctgagggagagagaggagcaggttCATCAGGCTGCCCAAGCTGGTTTGGATCTCCTCAACCAGCAGATGGAAATGCAAAACAGACTGGACGAACAGAGAGTGGAAATGACCAACGCAATGGAG GCCCTCGAGCAAGAAAAGTACTCACTTCGAAAGCAAGTAGAGTTAAAGACTCGGATGCTTGACTCACTGCAGTCCGACCACGACTCTGTGAAGAACCAGCAAAGACAGCAGCTTGAGGAACAAAAACTGCATCTGGATAGGAGCCACAGAACAGAACTCAGTGAGCTCAACAAGAAG ATGCTGACTTTGCAGTCCACTCTGGAGGAATCCCAGCTGAATGAGCAACAGCTGAAACACAAACTTGAGGTGCTGACTGAGACTCTTAATAACAagatggaggagctgcaaactgtaaatgaacacacacagagctctaTGACATCTgagatgatggaggagcagataAAGATCACAGAGCTGGAGAACATTAAG GTGGAGTTGGAGCAGAAACTGCAGGAATCTCAGTACAAAGAGCAGCAGTTGGAGCTGACCATTGGCAGCCTACAGCGCCACCTGGAGCAAATCACTGAGGACCGCGAGGTGGAAGCTGTTTCCTGGTTCAATGCATTAGAG AAATCTCGTGAGGCCAACCAAGACCTCCAGATCCAGTTGGACCAGGCTCTCCAGCAGGCCCAAGATCCCAACAGTAAAGGGAACTCTCTGTTTGCAGAG TTGGAAGATAAGCGTGCTCAGATGGAGAGACAGCTCATCACTATGAAGGTCCAGTACCTGTCACTACAGAAACTACACGCCTTCGGTAAACAGCAACTGCAACGCACCAAG GTCCAGATAGCCACACTGATGCAGCTCCAGAGTTCAAGGGCGGATCCTGCCCAGCTGGAGAGACTCCAGTCCATGCTCTCTGAGAAAAATGGAGAAATCCAAAATCTCATGACTAAGCTGCAGAGACTTGAGAAGGGGGAGGTG tgtgggtggtctcagccagctgctgctccagcagagAGTGGAGACATCCAAGATGAAACCTACTACACTGACCTGCTGAAAATGAAGCTCAACAACACCGT TAAGGATGCAGAGCGAATGGGTGACGAGCTTTTCCTGCAGAGGATGAAATCTTTGTCAGAGAGCCAGAAAGCTttggagctggagaggaaacTCTTCTCATCTGAACGTCTCCTCAGACAG ACACAGAGTGACAAGATCAAACTGCAGTTACAAGTAGAAGAGCTGCAACACAAGTATGAACTCAAAG ATACAAAAAAGAATATGTTgctaaagagaaagaaagagaagtttCCTTTTGATGTCATCCCCTCTTCTGAGAAAATAAAGCTTGACAAGGGAGAGCATGTCCTTGCAGTGAAGATGGATGTCACAAAGACTGCAGGAGCAGATCCTGCTTGTGCAGCTGAGGCAGTGAGCCCCACACAAG GTTCAGATTCTGTGCCACGGCCTGCAAAGTGCGTGAAGATCAGTGGAGACGTTCCTGTTGAGATTCCCAACTCCAG CGCTCCTGAAACTGACAGTAAagacgaggagaaggaggagatcaGGTGGCAGACTAAGAGAGACGATACAAGAAAGAAACCAATGGTGGAGGTGATCCATGTCAGCGCTCAAACCAGTATGGAGAACGAGTGTGCTCAGCAGTAG
- the spdl1 gene encoding protein Spindly isoform X2 gives MAAEEEIQRLRSQLREREEQVHQAAQAGLDLLNQQMEMQNRLDEQRVEMTNAMEALEQEKYSLRKQVELKTRMLDSLQSDHDSVKNQQRQQLEEQKLHLDRSHRTELSELNKKMLTLQSTLEESQLNEQQLKHKLEVLTETLNNKMEELQTVNEHTQSSMTSEMMEEQIKITELENIKVELEQKLQESQYKEQQLELTIGSLQRHLEQITEDREVEAVSWFNALEKSREANQDLQIQLDQALQQAQDPNSKGNSLFAELEDKRAQMERQLITMKVQYLSLQKLHAFGKQQLQRTKVQIATLMQLQSSRADPAQLERLQSMLSEKNGEIQNLMTKLQRLEKGEVWVCGWSQPAAAPAESGDIQDETYYTDLLKMKLNNTVKDAERMGDELFLQRMKSLSESQKALELERKLFSSERLLRQTQSDKIKLQLQVEELQHKYELKDTKKNMLLKRKKEKFPFDVIPSSEKIKLDKGEHVLAVKMDVTKTAGADPACAAEAVSPTQDSVPRPAKCVKISGDVPVEIPNSSAPETDSKDEEKEEIRWQTKRDDTRKKPMVEVIHVSAQTSMENECAQQ, from the exons ATGGCAGCAGAAGAGGAGATCCAGCGACTGAGGAGTcagctgagggagagagaggagcaggttCATCAGGCTGCCCAAGCTGGTTTGGATCTCCTCAACCAGCAGATGGAAATGCAAAACAGACTGGACGAACAGAGAGTGGAAATGACCAACGCAATGGAG GCCCTCGAGCAAGAAAAGTACTCACTTCGAAAGCAAGTAGAGTTAAAGACTCGGATGCTTGACTCACTGCAGTCCGACCACGACTCTGTGAAGAACCAGCAAAGACAGCAGCTTGAGGAACAAAAACTGCATCTGGATAGGAGCCACAGAACAGAACTCAGTGAGCTCAACAAGAAG ATGCTGACTTTGCAGTCCACTCTGGAGGAATCCCAGCTGAATGAGCAACAGCTGAAACACAAACTTGAGGTGCTGACTGAGACTCTTAATAACAagatggaggagctgcaaactgtaaatgaacacacacagagctctaTGACATCTgagatgatggaggagcagataAAGATCACAGAGCTGGAGAACATTAAG GTGGAGTTGGAGCAGAAACTGCAGGAATCTCAGTACAAAGAGCAGCAGTTGGAGCTGACCATTGGCAGCCTACAGCGCCACCTGGAGCAAATCACTGAGGACCGCGAGGTGGAAGCTGTTTCCTGGTTCAATGCATTAGAG AAATCTCGTGAGGCCAACCAAGACCTCCAGATCCAGTTGGACCAGGCTCTCCAGCAGGCCCAAGATCCCAACAGTAAAGGGAACTCTCTGTTTGCAGAG TTGGAAGATAAGCGTGCTCAGATGGAGAGACAGCTCATCACTATGAAGGTCCAGTACCTGTCACTACAGAAACTACACGCCTTCGGTAAACAGCAACTGCAACGCACCAAG GTCCAGATAGCCACACTGATGCAGCTCCAGAGTTCAAGGGCGGATCCTGCCCAGCTGGAGAGACTCCAGTCCATGCTCTCTGAGAAAAATGGAGAAATCCAAAATCTCATGACTAAGCTGCAGAGACTTGAGAAGGGGGAGGTG tgggtgtgtgggtggtctcagccagctgctgctccagcagagAGTGGAGACATCCAAGATGAAACCTACTACACTGACCTGCTGAAAATGAAGCTCAACAACACCGT TAAGGATGCAGAGCGAATGGGTGACGAGCTTTTCCTGCAGAGGATGAAATCTTTGTCAGAGAGCCAGAAAGCTttggagctggagaggaaacTCTTCTCATCTGAACGTCTCCTCAGACAG ACACAGAGTGACAAGATCAAACTGCAGTTACAAGTAGAAGAGCTGCAACACAAGTATGAACTCAAAG ATACAAAAAAGAATATGTTgctaaagagaaagaaagagaagtttCCTTTTGATGTCATCCCCTCTTCTGAGAAAATAAAGCTTGACAAGGGAGAGCATGTCCTTGCAGTGAAGATGGATGTCACAAAGACTGCAGGAGCAGATCCTGCTTGTGCAGCTGAGGCAGTGAGCCCCACACAAG ATTCTGTGCCACGGCCTGCAAAGTGCGTGAAGATCAGTGGAGACGTTCCTGTTGAGATTCCCAACTCCAG CGCTCCTGAAACTGACAGTAAagacgaggagaaggaggagatcaGGTGGCAGACTAAGAGAGACGATACAAGAAAGAAACCAATGGTGGAGGTGATCCATGTCAGCGCTCAAACCAGTATGGAGAACGAGTGTGCTCAGCAGTAG
- the spdl1 gene encoding protein Spindly isoform X1, translated as MAAEEEIQRLRSQLREREEQVHQAAQAGLDLLNQQMEMQNRLDEQRVEMTNAMEALEQEKYSLRKQVELKTRMLDSLQSDHDSVKNQQRQQLEEQKLHLDRSHRTELSELNKKMLTLQSTLEESQLNEQQLKHKLEVLTETLNNKMEELQTVNEHTQSSMTSEMMEEQIKITELENIKVELEQKLQESQYKEQQLELTIGSLQRHLEQITEDREVEAVSWFNALEKSREANQDLQIQLDQALQQAQDPNSKGNSLFAELEDKRAQMERQLITMKVQYLSLQKLHAFGKQQLQRTKVQIATLMQLQSSRADPAQLERLQSMLSEKNGEIQNLMTKLQRLEKGEVWVCGWSQPAAAPAESGDIQDETYYTDLLKMKLNNTVKDAERMGDELFLQRMKSLSESQKALELERKLFSSERLLRQTQSDKIKLQLQVEELQHKYELKDTKKNMLLKRKKEKFPFDVIPSSEKIKLDKGEHVLAVKMDVTKTAGADPACAAEAVSPTQGSDSVPRPAKCVKISGDVPVEIPNSSAPETDSKDEEKEEIRWQTKRDDTRKKPMVEVIHVSAQTSMENECAQQ; from the exons ATGGCAGCAGAAGAGGAGATCCAGCGACTGAGGAGTcagctgagggagagagaggagcaggttCATCAGGCTGCCCAAGCTGGTTTGGATCTCCTCAACCAGCAGATGGAAATGCAAAACAGACTGGACGAACAGAGAGTGGAAATGACCAACGCAATGGAG GCCCTCGAGCAAGAAAAGTACTCACTTCGAAAGCAAGTAGAGTTAAAGACTCGGATGCTTGACTCACTGCAGTCCGACCACGACTCTGTGAAGAACCAGCAAAGACAGCAGCTTGAGGAACAAAAACTGCATCTGGATAGGAGCCACAGAACAGAACTCAGTGAGCTCAACAAGAAG ATGCTGACTTTGCAGTCCACTCTGGAGGAATCCCAGCTGAATGAGCAACAGCTGAAACACAAACTTGAGGTGCTGACTGAGACTCTTAATAACAagatggaggagctgcaaactgtaaatgaacacacacagagctctaTGACATCTgagatgatggaggagcagataAAGATCACAGAGCTGGAGAACATTAAG GTGGAGTTGGAGCAGAAACTGCAGGAATCTCAGTACAAAGAGCAGCAGTTGGAGCTGACCATTGGCAGCCTACAGCGCCACCTGGAGCAAATCACTGAGGACCGCGAGGTGGAAGCTGTTTCCTGGTTCAATGCATTAGAG AAATCTCGTGAGGCCAACCAAGACCTCCAGATCCAGTTGGACCAGGCTCTCCAGCAGGCCCAAGATCCCAACAGTAAAGGGAACTCTCTGTTTGCAGAG TTGGAAGATAAGCGTGCTCAGATGGAGAGACAGCTCATCACTATGAAGGTCCAGTACCTGTCACTACAGAAACTACACGCCTTCGGTAAACAGCAACTGCAACGCACCAAG GTCCAGATAGCCACACTGATGCAGCTCCAGAGTTCAAGGGCGGATCCTGCCCAGCTGGAGAGACTCCAGTCCATGCTCTCTGAGAAAAATGGAGAAATCCAAAATCTCATGACTAAGCTGCAGAGACTTGAGAAGGGGGAGGTG tgggtgtgtgggtggtctcagccagctgctgctccagcagagAGTGGAGACATCCAAGATGAAACCTACTACACTGACCTGCTGAAAATGAAGCTCAACAACACCGT TAAGGATGCAGAGCGAATGGGTGACGAGCTTTTCCTGCAGAGGATGAAATCTTTGTCAGAGAGCCAGAAAGCTttggagctggagaggaaacTCTTCTCATCTGAACGTCTCCTCAGACAG ACACAGAGTGACAAGATCAAACTGCAGTTACAAGTAGAAGAGCTGCAACACAAGTATGAACTCAAAG ATACAAAAAAGAATATGTTgctaaagagaaagaaagagaagtttCCTTTTGATGTCATCCCCTCTTCTGAGAAAATAAAGCTTGACAAGGGAGAGCATGTCCTTGCAGTGAAGATGGATGTCACAAAGACTGCAGGAGCAGATCCTGCTTGTGCAGCTGAGGCAGTGAGCCCCACACAAG GTTCAGATTCTGTGCCACGGCCTGCAAAGTGCGTGAAGATCAGTGGAGACGTTCCTGTTGAGATTCCCAACTCCAG CGCTCCTGAAACTGACAGTAAagacgaggagaaggaggagatcaGGTGGCAGACTAAGAGAGACGATACAAGAAAGAAACCAATGGTGGAGGTGATCCATGTCAGCGCTCAAACCAGTATGGAGAACGAGTGTGCTCAGCAGTAG